Proteins encoded by one window of bacterium:
- a CDS encoding GAF domain-containing protein, with amino-acid sequence MAASWNLVNDVERQASMNMTGEILAGAVSMESGAAAIGRALLTLTEARSAAVFLRSATGAVTCPWSHNLSDKYLGALVTPADVNPWVHLLHCPELTCLDMQKRTEIPTLTPSLIPDVRELPRANVVRRRIEREGLCSVCAWPISRAGQVIGAVAYYYDASHVCSASEEELMRTFALQAAAAIPNVTVTPARPFGAPRPRPTVEGVVLRPA; translated from the coding sequence ATGGCTGCGAGCTGGAACCTCGTAAACGATGTTGAACGGCAGGCGAGCATGAACATGACCGGCGAGATCCTTGCCGGCGCGGTCTCGATGGAATCCGGCGCCGCGGCCATCGGCCGGGCGCTCCTCACGCTGACCGAGGCGCGGAGCGCCGCGGTATTCCTTCGCTCGGCGACCGGCGCTGTGACGTGTCCCTGGTCCCACAACCTGTCCGACAAGTACCTGGGTGCGCTCGTCACGCCGGCGGACGTCAACCCGTGGGTCCACCTGCTGCACTGCCCGGAGCTCACGTGCCTGGACATGCAAAAGCGAACGGAGATCCCGACGTTGACGCCGTCGCTTATCCCCGACGTCCGCGAGCTGCCGCGGGCCAACGTGGTTCGCCGCAGGATCGAACGAGAGGGCCTTTGCTCGGTCTGCGCGTGGCCGATCAGCCGGGCGGGCCAGGTGATTGGAGCGGTCGCCTACTACTACGACGCCTCGCACGTCTGCTCGGCCTCGGAAGAGGAGCTCATGCGGACCTTCGCGCTGCAGGCGGCCGCCGCGATCCCGAACGTAACCGTGACGCCTGCGCGCCCGTTCGGGGCGCCGCGGCCTCGGCCGACCGTCGAGGGTGTGGTACTCCGGCCGGCATAA